A window of the Egibacter rhizosphaerae genome harbors these coding sequences:
- a CDS encoding lysylphosphatidylglycerol synthase domain-containing protein, with amino-acid sequence MTGRPARRWRLWLARATAAVVNTAVVGWLLLVVLPEVGDLPEAGELLREQVGARDVSLLAGLMVLHVVTFAGILLAALPSVRFLPALGIRLLTGGMSKVLPLGPALAAGTLGALLHRRGFSADVASRTVVVTGVWNLVTKLALPVVGVVAVLVSGAGGEGRPVLVVLGATAGLLLTLLVIRLLLTDGVARVLARLLRRPVDLFGRMVRRAPPEDLLSWLLAFQEATATALRTRWASLAGWSLAHHATHVVLLWVALHVVAGTGGPQANGAQVLAVMSIGYLLTGLPIAPGGLGALDVVVVAGLGLAGEDPGVATAAVALYRLATYAVYAPSVALAWPVWRHLNRRTGEASSAAADAVQAPRAG; translated from the coding sequence GTGACCGGCCGCCCCGCGCGCCGATGGCGGTTGTGGCTGGCCCGCGCGACCGCCGCCGTCGTGAACACCGCCGTCGTCGGGTGGCTCCTTCTCGTCGTGCTGCCCGAGGTCGGCGACCTGCCCGAGGCCGGCGAGCTGCTGCGCGAACAGGTGGGAGCACGCGATGTCTCGCTGCTGGCGGGCCTCATGGTCCTCCACGTGGTCACGTTCGCGGGGATCCTGCTCGCGGCGCTCCCGTCGGTGCGGTTCCTGCCCGCCCTCGGGATCCGCCTGCTGACCGGGGGAATGAGCAAGGTGCTGCCGCTCGGTCCGGCACTGGCCGCGGGCACGCTCGGCGCTCTGTTGCACCGTCGGGGGTTCAGCGCGGATGTCGCGTCGCGCACCGTCGTCGTCACCGGGGTGTGGAACCTCGTCACGAAGCTCGCGCTGCCCGTCGTCGGGGTCGTGGCGGTGCTCGTCTCGGGGGCCGGAGGCGAAGGGCGACCGGTGCTCGTGGTCCTGGGAGCGACCGCAGGGCTGCTGCTGACGCTGCTCGTCATCCGGTTGCTCCTGACCGACGGCGTCGCACGCGTCCTCGCTCGCCTCCTGCGGCGTCCCGTCGACCTGTTCGGCCGGATGGTGCGCCGCGCGCCGCCCGAGGACCTGCTGTCCTGGCTGCTCGCCTTCCAGGAAGCGACCGCCACGGCACTGCGCACCCGCTGGGCGTCGCTCGCGGGCTGGAGCCTCGCGCACCACGCCACCCACGTCGTGCTGCTGTGGGTGGCGCTGCACGTCGTCGCCGGCACGGGCGGCCCGCAGGCGAACGGGGCGCAGGTGCTCGCGGTGATGTCGATCGGCTACCTGTTGACGGGGCTGCCGATCGCGCCGGGAGGTCTCGGCGCGCTCGATGTGGTCGTGGTCGCCGGGCTCGGCCTCGCCGGCGAGGACCCCGGCGTCGCCACCGCGGCGGTGGCGCTGTACCGCCTGGCGACGTACGCGGTCTACGCGCCTTCGGTGGCGCTCGCTTGGCCGGTCTGGC